Below is a genomic region from Zea mays cultivar B73 chromosome 9, Zm-B73-REFERENCE-NAM-5.0, whole genome shotgun sequence.
CATAACTTCTTGTGGATTACAAACTATTGCTCTTTATGTTCTTGGTTTCAAATAAATGCATGTAGCCATCTAGACTAAACACATGTAACCCAAATTTAACCATAACTATCCTTTGAAGGCTAATGCTCACCAATTATGATACAATTGACAATCAACCTTCCCATTATGTATATTAACCTTGCATGTCATATGTATGGAAAAATATATTTAATGGTGGCAATGCGCTTTCTGGCGTAAAAGTTAAAAAGAGAGCTATAGAAAAATATTCTTATACATGTTTTTTGCATGTTTCACTTATTAATCAGGATTTGCAGAGCATATTTGTTTTTACGATATTTATATTGGTCATAGGATAATACTTTTGGATTATATAACCCACAGAAAATATAATTatacattcatacacattcattaaGGAAGGCATATAGATAATATGAAAACTTGCGAGAGGTGAAAACCATTTTTAACATGAAGTTGCAAGGAAGGCATAAGGAATTGGGACAATTGTGTTTTCTGTCCATGTATGGAAGTGCAACTGTGATTTTGTCCCTCAAAATTCGACTTTGTGATTTCGGGTCTCTTTTTTGAAAACGAAAAACAAGTTTGTGCTTGCTTCTGTTAGATGACAGTAACATTGTGAAAATAGGACATACAAAAACAAATTTATCCTTTAGATGTAATTATGATCTTGCCCCTCCTTTAGAATTTGACTGTTCTGTAATTATGATTTTACCCGTATTATTTTTGTAAAGGGTAAAATCACTATTACGTCTGAAAGATAAATTTTCTTCGCATGTCTTATTTCACACTGTTACTGTCATCTATCAGAAGCAGAGACATATTTGTTTTCGTTTTCAAAAAACGAGACCCGAAATCACATAGTCGAATTTTAAGGGGCAAAATCACGGTTGCACTTCTATCCATGGACAGAAACACGATTGCCCCTAAGAGCAAGTACAATAATAGGTTCTGAGCCATCTTATATGACATTTTTGCTTACATGGAAAAAAAGACATCAAAAGTAGAGGGAGTAGGCTCTGCTACACACTTAAAGACAAAAGGATGAAAGAGAAAGAGACAAATGATTCATTTAAGAGCCAACGAGCCAGCTTTATTATATGAGTATGTTTATTATTTACTCTAGATGACATGATAAGGAGTTAGAGCTAACAATGAGCTCtattattaaacttgctctaAGAAATTCTCGACGATAATGACGTTGGGATTTGCAGCTTGTTTGCGCGCGTCCGCGTCGAAATCGGCGGTGATGGGATACGGGCGGGCCGCATTCTGGGCTCCTCCTGGATCCGCGGTGCGTGCGAACGAAAGCGACGCTGTGGTGCGGGGTTTGGGGCTTGGGAAAATCGCCTGGCTGCGCGGCCGCCGCGGCGCCATCCATCAGCCGACCACTTGAGCCCGGTGTGCCTTTTCCCGCTCCAAGTTGCCGGGACCAGGCCAGGGTCGCCGCCGCAGTCTGGACCAGAGGATTTTTCCTGCATGGTTGGTCGCggatagagatgtcaatggggaattcctcatcgggttatagcatcccatacccatccccatCATGTTTGATTCGTCCCCATACCCATCATGGGTGCAAAACTCATCACATACCCATacccattcgggtttcgggtccctAATGGGTCCTCATCCCCAATTAAGAGATAACTAGGTATTAACTGGTAGCACAAACTTTCAAGATTTTAGACATCACCACATCGGCAAGCACTCATCCATGAACCATGATCCATTCATCCATCGATCAAAAAAGAAATAAGTACTTCAAGACCgatagaagaaatggagaaatggaGTTTGCTCACCTTCCTTGGTCAACATCTGAGTTTGTTGGCGCCTGAGAATCCATGGTCGTCACCGTCGTCTGGGCAGGGCATAGCTATGGCtggttattttagggttttgttttTTGCTAGTCTGCTAGTTGCCTTGCCGTTTTGCCTTGTTGGGCTAGGACCCGAGGCCTGGTGCGCTGTCGTGCTAGGCTTGGTGGCCGGTTCggcctcaactcattcatacaaacacgacaggtgtacacgtatgaaatacccatgggtaatcgggttcggattattgctttccaaacccatacccgtttacccaatgggtggagattttgttccatatccatacccatgggtacaatttttgtcccatacccgtaccctaatagaggaattccccacgggttagcgagtatcgggtccccattgacatctctagtcgCGGAGGAGGGCTCGAATCCGGTACGACCACAAGAGGGCAGGCCCGAACCCGGAGCAGCATATCACGCGACGCCAATGCATGCGTCGCCGGTCGAGCAGCGCTCTAGTTGTGTGGTGAAAGGCCATTTTTGGGCCTGGCACTCCATGGTCCACGGAAACGTCTCACCGCACCAGCTGAATGCCGAATGCGTTATCTGTGCCTGCTCGTTTCTGaaagcggcgcgcgcgcgcgctgtTGCTGTCGACCCATGCATACCCATCATTTTGTACTCCCTAGTCCCTACGTAGGTAACTTTCAACCCGTCAGACTAACCAATTGCCGTCGTACAGGGAAAGGAGGTAAAGGCGAAGAAACTTCAAAGTGTCATCAGAATGCAACCAGACCCTGTCAAAACTCTGTGCAACCTTTCAGCGTTGCCTAGTATACAAACTCTAAAAAAATCATGCTTGATAATTTAATTAAAAAACACATTACCGTAATGATGAATACCAGCAGGAGACTACTTAGCATCATCACCACCGTCATCACTATTTTGCGACGAATCTGAATCTTGACCAAACGCTGTTTCATCAACGTCTTCATCCTCCTCTTCGTCAGACTTGAAAGCAGCATCCCGCGTCTCCTCTGATGTCGGCTCAGACATGACATGTTACTAGAAGCCTTGTCGGCCTGACGGAATTCAAATGAACTCATGATCGTTTATTTTCCTCATTAACTGAAACATTAGAGTTTATGGGTTATCTTTCAATGATTCAGTGCTGGATACGGAGGGGAAACCTGAGCCATTATTAACCGAAGCCGACCAGAAAGCTTCAGTAGCTTTGTATCTTTCTGCACACGTCTGCAAACGAAGGAATAATAAGTTTTTTTCTGCACATCTGTGAATGCCTTATTATTGGTGAACAATTACATCAGAAGGAAAATAAATTTGCTTCTGTTGATTTCTCAGAGGGAATAAAACAGCCATGAATGACTAACACAGACAATATAACCAGCGCAATACAACTTCTGTGCTACCAGATCTGTGGAGACATCAACAAACAAGACAATACATAATTACACGATGCATGAGAAAGCCCTGGAGAACAGACATGTAAATTGAGTCTTTGAGCACCTTGTTGTCCATGCAGATACTAAATTCTCAAGAAGTTTGCAAGCATCTCCAGGTTTCAATGATCTTAAATGACCTCGCATCTGTCGAAAGAACGGAACATCATGAAAATAGTGTACAATAGACATGCAAATTGATTATACGATTGAATAtggaaatggaattcaattccacaaACCTTCTTACTGGGTAAATTAGCATCGACTTTTATGCAGCCATCACCAAACAGATCGGACAAAAATATCAGAGGGAATGCCAGGATGGCCCTTCATGCTATCATCTACTCTAGTGTCAATGATGCCACACTCCCTCATCATATCCTCGATACATATGCTGTCATCTTCGATTCTTTGCACAGAAACTAAACAAACAAATGGGTAAATATAGTTATGGAAATGTTTAATATACAGCCACACACTGAGAAATAAGTAGAGAATTATTTCCTTAGCCCTGAAAAAAATCGGCTTACTTTTTATACCCTTTTATTTTTGAACTTACCTATTTGGCATAAAAACTATCTTTAGTTACTTACATGGCCCTTCAGTCACTTTTGGGACTTAATGGTGTTATGTCAAGGGTGACATGACGATTTTGCCCCCGAGGGAAAAATGAATCAGTGAAGAGTTCGTTTGTCGGTGCTTAATTTTGAAGAATATTTCACATGGTTTAAGGTTGTCATTGAACATGGCCCTTCAAACCATGTGGAATATTCCTCAAAATTAAACACAGAcaaactaaattttgcactgattcgTTTTTCACTCAGCAGCAAAACCGCAATTTCACCTTTGACTGAACACTGTCAAGTCTTAAAACTAACGGAAAGACCATATAAGTAACTAAAGATAGCTTTTGGGCCAAATGAGTACAATAATAAAAGGGTCAAAAAAGTAAGCTGGACTTTTTCAGGGCCAAGGAAATAATTCTCTCATAAACCAACCAACTAAACATGTAAAATTAAGTGAAACCAAAAGTAAAATGCTAGTGAATAACAACCAACAGTATGTATCTGTGATTGGAAAACAATTGCTTATGTAAGTTAAACATACCTAGACTGCTTTGTTTCCATACTATGTTGtacagaaaaaggaaaaaacaccAATATGTCATTTACCTCTTTTATGAATAGATCTTGTAGCGGTGACTGGTGAGGTCACTATGAACCTCAGGCTTGACATCACCACTGGGTTTTCTTACACCAtgtttccttttattttcttGTGTATGGAGCTTTGGAAGAGGAAGGACAGCATCTTCAGCATTGGCTCGGTCTAGAGCAGTGACAGTTTCTACAAGGAAAAAAAACAAGATTTATCCCAAGAATAGCTACGAAAACTCAGAAGGTGCATCCATGCTCCACAATTTTATAATCACACAATTTTTTTAGGTGTTATCATTTGTGTAACTCCCAAAGAGAAGGTGAAGTGCAGAAGCAAGATAAAAATTTCAACATAACCAATGGACATTCTCACTATACCTTGTTTTTTCACAGATTGGCCTTTATTTGTCATGGTGCTTTGAGTATTTGGCAAGAGAACTCCATCTTGAGAAATGCCCAAATTAATATCCGTACCATAACAAACCAAAAGTTTATCAAAAGATGGTTTCGCTACAGACCCATAAGCCAGTAGGACATGGGCAGAATTAGGTCCATCCACTCCTTGAAGTTTTGCGGCAAATATGGAGAATGCCTGATGAACTGTTGACACAGATGACTCAGCTAATATGATCTTGGTCGGCTTCTTATTACGCAGGTCATCCACATCGTTTGCAGACCAGAAATAGCAGGCACCAATCTTAGAAATAGCCAAAATGTGTACTTCTCCTTCGTCTGAACATTTACAGTCCAAAAATATTGCTGGCTGCTCCATCGACAGGATACAGTTTGAGCTCTGGGTTTTCCCGCTGTCCAGCTTCCAAATGGCAATATAGCGCTTCCCAACTCCAGATGACAGAACATACTGGCTATCATTGGAAAAAAAAACCCATGCTCCTCACAGAAACCTATGAAGTTTTAATGGTTGCATGCAATAAAAAAAATGGGTACTTAGATAAAGAGGGTACATATCTATAAATAGTAGTCCTAAAAGAGGAACACCAATAGGTAAGAGAAAGCAAGAGATACTCACTGAAATGTCCAGATAATTTTTTAATCTTTTTGTTGCTGGAAGTGTCAAAGGTCCTCAACTGGCCAGCTGCTGTTGCTAACATATTTCCATCTGACATAATCAAGTACAAGCTGCATGTATATAAAATTAAATGGTGGAACTTTGCTGGATAGATTGCATATACAAGCAAAAAAAGCATATATAGAGGATGGATCCTACCAAGAACCTTGGCAAAAACAACGTGCACATGTAACTAAATAAACATTTCAGCAAGCAGCATAGTGCATTGATGAATAAATAATACATGTAACTTATGAATTGATGAATAAATAATAATGGTAACTAAATAAATACGAGGGAGAGGAGGTTGTGGATGCGAGACGCAAATTTTTTGGGTAAAAATAAGAGAGCTATTAGAGTAAGATAAACCACTATTCTTTACTAATATCTGTTTGGAGTTAGTTTACACATTCTTTTAAAGTTGCTCTAAGAGCGTCTCCAATAGCTCCCCATAAATTGACTCATAAAAATAAATTTTAAGGGACATCTAAAAATTAGTGGAGATAAATTTTAATCCTTTCTCCAACACATCCTTTAAAGCAACATATTGTTTCTGGGGAGCCCAAGAAACCtctcatttgtagctacaaatgagggaGTTTTAAGGGCTACGAAAAATTTAGGAGCACTTTAGGGGAACTGTTGAAGACACGTTTTTGTGTTTTTCCCAAAAAACTTGATTTAGGGGGAGACTTCTCGggagctcttggagatgctctagtaAGGGTTTTGTGGAGGAATGCGGTAGCGACGGTACCCATTCGTGCAACGATGGTGAGAGTCGCATagtcaaattcacatatttgtaataTAATGAGAACTGATAACGTTAAACTATATTTGTTTAAGTCCAGTCATAATCAATTATTACACTAGAGTGTTGTTTGGTCTGCAGTTTTTAGGCTAGTAACCATTCACACTACTATCTAATGTCGTTGCTTTCCGTTTGGTTGAGACAACCCGTAATATGTCACAATGGGAGTGGATATGACTCTATAGGATCTCGTTACCCCTCTTTCAGAAACCCTATTCTGTTCCGTACTACACGCTCAATGAATCAAACAAAGTTTACTTTCTGTCAACACGTCTCATCGTCTACCAGTTTCTTTAACATTATCGTTACCACCGCCGAACTAAACAACACCTAAAAATTGATACCTCCTATTCAATTCTATTATTTATATTTAAATATAAATTATTATCGTTGTTATTTACGTTATATATTTGATAAACGCACCAAAGTGTCAAACCATGCTCGAGTCACCCTCGCGAGCCGTTTGCCGTTCAGGCTCGGTCGCCCCATGTTGGCCCGATCGGTTTCATTTTGTAGCTCAAAGGTGAGGTTAGGGTTTTTTTCACCAAACCAGCGAGGCAGCTACCGTTTTGTCGCCATAGCACTCCCGCCGACCCCCTCGCCGCCGCCGGGAATGGAGACCAGCACCAAGAAGCTTAGCAGCCTTCGTATCACCTCCctggacgacgatgacgacgagacCGAGATCCCGCACCAGCCCCCTCAAGCAGGCCTCTCCACCGCTGAAGCGGATTatgaggacgacgacgatgaggaggaagaagccGAAGTGACTCTTGGTGTCCTTAGCAAACCGAAGCACCCAggcctcctcctccgccacttgttCCCCAGCAAGGCCGGTGGCATCCCGGTACGCGCGCTAACCCGTCTTAAATTCCAGTAGTTAATTGTCTTGCCGTGGTACAGTTTCGCGTGTTGATACCAGGGCTGTGTGGTTTTGTTCAGGCGTGGCTAGACCCGGTGAACTTGCCGTCGGGAAAGTCCAGCTACTGTGGTTTCTGTGGCGAGCCTCTGCAGTTCGTCCTCCAGGTGTTTTCTTTGTGTGCAATGAAGTTGCCACACTCGACTGCTTATTGTTTGGATATCGACTTGGTCACAGTTAGGCTTGGTTGTGTTTAGATTTATGCACCAATTGAAGATAATGTAGCAGCCTTCCACCGAACGCTGTTCATGTTCATGTGCCCATCCATGGCATGCTTGCTTCGAGATCAACATGAACAATGGAAGCACAAGTACGGGAATCCATGTAGAAGGTGATGAAAGTCCTGTATCTGTAATGGTTTTGTTCAGATATCTTCTGATTTTGATGGTTTGTAGTGGATTGTTTTCCAGCGTGAAGATTTTCCGGTGCCAATTGCCACGGAATAATGCCTTCTACTCAGCTCAACCTCCAAAGCATGATGGCTCTGACAAACCACTCTGTCCAGGAGGTAGTGTTGTCTTCTGTTGAGTGACAGTTAACAATATATATCctgcactagatgttgtataaatATGTGAAATTGTAAATGTTTGATACTGACTTCTGCTTCTCCTGATTTCTTGACATTGTCATTTATTACATTAGTAGTTTCTGTCAGTGTGCAACATTTTCTCCATGTCAACTACTACCTTGTTTTCTCATTTGGGAACATTTCTGTTTATTTATGTTTGGAGTGTCTAGGGACCTATGGCACATGCAAATTTTATTCAAGAGAAGTTTATTCGGAAGTATGTAAACTTAGCATAAATATACGTCAATTGCTGTCTTAAAACTTTCTTGTGTGTCAAATTACTGTTTCGGTGCCTATAATCCTGCAATCTGTCTACTAGTTGTTGGTAAATGAGTTTTACTTGTCCCTTGGCTGTCAAACACTTAATGTTACTAAATTCTTTCAAATGCATAACTATTTGTTGCCAGCTCCTGTATGCCACTGGTGTGGTACCTGGAAAGGTGATAAAATATGTAGTAGCTGCAAGAAAGCAAGGTACTGTTCTGAGAAACATCAGGTATGTATGCCAAACTTTAGTGTCCATCAATTCGTTTCTGACAGCTGATACGAGCTTATATTTTAGATTGATGGCTCTTGATTGCTGTTTCTCAGGCACTGCATTGGCGAACTGGTCATAAAAATGATTGCCTCCAGATAATAAGTTCTGCTGCTTCAAATTCAGTTCTGCCAGCTGTAGGAATAGGTGATTATCTATGGATTACTAAAGCTATTTATGCTCTTAACATTTGAATTGTGTTGTGCTGACATTTTTGTCTACTTTCAGTTCCTGCTAGCATTTCTTGGCCAGAATTTGAGATAAAAATAGACTACGAAGGTACTTTTGATTCTGATAGTGGTGATGAAAACAACTCGAAGTCATTGGTGATGCAAAGACATGGGAAACTTGATGCTATGATGCAGTCGTGGATGGACCATTTCGAGGTTTTGTTCCCATTCTCTTTCTTCATTCTCTTTAGAATAATCTCCGCTGGCTTTTGCTTGTGCATCAGTCATTTTGTTTATTTACTGCTGTCTGGGTAGGCTGATGCTGACAACAAATGCTGGGCGTCTTTTCAAGA
It encodes:
- the LOC103639246 gene encoding programmed cell death protein 2-like isoform X1 gives rise to the protein MLARSVSFCSSKVRLGFFSPNQRGSYRFVAIALPPTPSPPPGMETSTKKLSSLRITSLDDDDDETEIPHQPPQAGLSTAEADYEDDDDEEEEAEVTLGVLSKPKHPGLLLRHLFPSKAGGIPAWLDPVNLPSGKSSYCGFCGEPLQFVLQIYAPIEDNVAAFHRTLFMFMCPSMACLLRDQHEQWKHKYGNPCRSVKIFRCQLPRNNAFYSAQPPKHDGSDKPLCPGAPVCHWCGTWKGDKICSSCKKARYCSEKHQALHWRTGHKNDCLQIISSAASNSVLPAVGIVPASISWPEFEIKIDYEGTFDSDSGDENNSKSLVMQRHGKLDAMMQSWMDHFEADADNKCWASFQERVSRAPNQVLRYCREPNAKPLWALSFGCPSDADIPSCSYCRGPLCYEFQGIDRNHRQVHTSFGYWNFEIGCGFNVSRSIGRAGSFKHLPTVAQCLVLVTVPLIHLGTILGPTNT
- the LOC103639246 gene encoding programmed cell death protein 2-like isoform X2, which encodes METSTKKLSSLRITSLDDDDDETEIPHQPPQAGLSTAEADYEDDDDEEEEAEVTLGVLSKPKHPGLLLRHLFPSKAGGIPAWLDPVNLPSGKSSYCGFCGEPLQFVLQIYAPIEDNVAAFHRTLFMFMCPSMACLLRDQHEQWKHKYGNPCRSGLFSSVKIFRCQLPRNNAFYSAQPPKHDGSDKPLCPGAPVCHWCGTWKGDKICSSCKKARYCSEKHQALHWRTGHKNDCLQIISSAASNSVLPAVGIVPASISWPEFEIKIDYEGTFDSDSGDENNSKSLVMQRHGKLDAMMQSWMDHFEADADNKCWASFQERVSRAPNQVLRYCREPNAKPLWALSFGCPSDADIPSCSYCRGPLCYEFQVMPQLLYFFGVGNQPDSLDWATIVVYTCQGSCDQTVSYKEEFAWVQLYPTTTTRR
- the LOC103639246 gene encoding programmed cell death protein 2-like; protein product: METSTKKLSSLRITSLDDDDDETEIPHQPPQAGLSTAEADYEDDDDEEEEAEVTLGVLSKPKHPGLLLRHLFPSKAGGIPAWLDPVNLPSGKSSYCGFCGEPLQFVLQIYAPIEDNVAAFHRTLFMFMCPSMACLLRDQHEQWKHKYGNPCRSVKIFRCQLPRNNAFYSAQPPKHDGSDKPLCPGAPVCHWCGTWKGDKICSSCKKARYCSEKHQALHWRTGHKNDCLQIISSAASNSVLPAVGIVPASISWPEFEIKIDYEGTFDSDSGDENNSKSLVMQRHGKLDAMMQSWMDHFEADADNKCWASFQERVSRAPNQVLRYCREPNAKPLWALSFGCPSDADIPSCSYCRGPLCYEFQVMPQLLYFFGVGNQPDSLDWATIVVYTCQGSCDQTVSYKEEFAWVQLYPTTTTRR